One Stigmatopora argus isolate UIUO_Sarg chromosome 12, RoL_Sarg_1.0, whole genome shotgun sequence genomic window carries:
- the cmpk gene encoding UMP-CMP kinase yields the protein MIGRLLTNVAAAAHRLSGYRPSASVSASASAIASAMKKPQVVFVLGGPGAGKGTQCAKIVENFNYTHLSAGDLLRAERAREGSQSGLLIANFIKEGKIVPVEITIDLLKTAMEEIMKKDEEKYRFLIDGFPRNEDNLQGWNKVMDGNAHVNFVLFFDCADQVCIDRCLERGKSSGRSDDNRESLEKRIQTYLRSTRPIIDLYQKQGKVRCVDASKSVDEVFADVRGILDKEG from the exons ATGATCGGCCGTTTGCTGACgaacgtcgccgccgccgcgcacAGGCTCTCCGGTTACCGGCCGTCTGCGTCCGTGTCCGCGTCCGCTTCCGCTATCGCCTCCGCGATGAAGAAACCGCAGGTCGTGTTCGTGCTGGGCGGGCCGGGCGCCGGCAAAGGCACCCAATGCGCCAAAATCGTCGAG AACTTCAACTACACCCACCTGTCGGCCGGCGATCTCCTGCGGGCGGAACGGGCCAGGGAGGGCTCCCAGTCTGGCCTCCTCATCGCCAACTTCATCAAGGAAGGCAAAATCGTCCCCGTAGAGATCACCATCGACTTGCTGAAAACG GCGATGGAAGAGATCATGAAAAAGGATGAGGAAAAGTACCGTTTCCTGATCGACGGCTTCCCTCGCAACGAGGACAACCTTCAGGGTTGGAACAAAGTCATGGACGGAAACGCCCACGTCAACTTTGTGCTCTTCTTCGACTGCGCCGACCAA GTGTGCATCGACAGGTGTTTGGAACGGGGCAAGAGCAGCGGCCGCTCCGACGACAACAGGGAAAGTCTGGAGAAACG AATCCAGACGTACCTGCGGTCCACGCGACCCATCATCGATCTGTACCAGAAGCAAGGCAAGGTGCGCTGCGTGGATGCCTCCAAGTCTGTAGATGAG GTGTTTGCCGACGTCCGAGGCATCCTGGACAAAGAGGgctga